A portion of the Betta splendens chromosome 2, fBetSpl5.4, whole genome shotgun sequence genome contains these proteins:
- the LOC114851054 gene encoding carbohydrate sulfotransferase 12-like isoform X1 produces the protein MEACKRVLLTRRFMGLLGFLAFTSLFLMFFHEMDMTQQTIADEKMNRTQNLRKQLLNETCDGDREAFSDGMSLMELDNFIVDDTHGIIYCYIPKVACTNLKRFMFVLNQNQLDLDLMSLSPYFIHNMNNFTLLSSFPRAEIRAKLKHYTKFLFVRDPFVRLISAYRDKMQNNEYYYEKIAYSILRRYGNLSQSSQTATKAFASGVRPSFYNFIQYLLDPQTQKQPFDPHWNQMHRLCQPCLIQYDFVGHLETLQEDADLLLKILKLESDIKVPPGNYNVTTNGFVWGWFRTVPLEDRRRLYKLYEGDFRLFGYRKPVELLDA, from the exons ATGGAAGCTTGCAAGAGAGTACTACTCACCCGCAGATTTATGGGACTACTGGGATTTCTGGCCTTTACATCTCTTTTCTTGATGTTCTTTCATGAAATGGACATGACACAACAAACCATAG CAGATGAGAAGATGAATCGCACACAAAACCTGAGAAAGCAGCTATTGAATGAAACATGTGATGGTGACAGAGAGGCTTTTTCAGACGGCATGAGTTTAATGGAGCTGGACAACTTCATCGTGGATGACACTCATGGTATCATCTACTGCTACATTCCCAAG GTTGCATGTACCAACTTGAAAAGGTTCATGTTTGTCCTCAACCAGAATCAGCTCGATCTGGACCTCATGTCTTTATCTCCTTACTTCATCCACAACATGAACAATTTCACTCTCCTGAGCAGTTTTCCGAGAGCAGAGATCAGG GCAAAGCTGAAGCACTACACAAAGTTCCTGTTTGTGCGGGATCCATTCGTCCGTCTCATCTCTGCCTACAGAGACAAGATGCAGAACAATGAGTACTACTATGAAAAGATTGCCTACAGCATTCTTCGTCGCTATGGCAACCTCTCCCAGTCATCACAGACAGCAACCAAGGCTTTTGCATCAGGGGTGCGTCCTTCATTTTACAACTTTATCCAGTACCTGCTGGACCCACAGACGCAGAAACAGCCCTTTGACCCTCACTGGAATCAGATGCACCGCTTGTGCCAGCCCTGCCTCATACA GTATGATTTTGTTGGCCATCTGGAGACTCTTCAGGAAGATGCTGATCTCCTGCTAAAGATCTTGAAGCTGGAGAGCGACATAAAGGTCCCTCCTGGCAATTATAATGTGACTACCAATGGTTTTGTTTGGGGCTGGTTTAGAACAGTGCCACTTGAGGACAGAAGGAGGCTGTACAAGCTCTACGAGGGAGACTTCAGACTGTTTGGTTACAGGAAACCAGTTGAATTACTGGATGCTTGA
- the LOC114851054 gene encoding carbohydrate sulfotransferase 12-like isoform X2, which produces MEACKRVLLTRRFMGLLGFLAFTSLFLMFFHEMDMTQQTIDEKMNRTQNLRKQLLNETCDGDREAFSDGMSLMELDNFIVDDTHGIIYCYIPKVACTNLKRFMFVLNQNQLDLDLMSLSPYFIHNMNNFTLLSSFPRAEIRAKLKHYTKFLFVRDPFVRLISAYRDKMQNNEYYYEKIAYSILRRYGNLSQSSQTATKAFASGVRPSFYNFIQYLLDPQTQKQPFDPHWNQMHRLCQPCLIQYDFVGHLETLQEDADLLLKILKLESDIKVPPGNYNVTTNGFVWGWFRTVPLEDRRRLYKLYEGDFRLFGYRKPVELLDA; this is translated from the exons ATGGAAGCTTGCAAGAGAGTACTACTCACCCGCAGATTTATGGGACTACTGGGATTTCTGGCCTTTACATCTCTTTTCTTGATGTTCTTTCATGAAATGGACATGACACAACAAACCATAG ATGAGAAGATGAATCGCACACAAAACCTGAGAAAGCAGCTATTGAATGAAACATGTGATGGTGACAGAGAGGCTTTTTCAGACGGCATGAGTTTAATGGAGCTGGACAACTTCATCGTGGATGACACTCATGGTATCATCTACTGCTACATTCCCAAG GTTGCATGTACCAACTTGAAAAGGTTCATGTTTGTCCTCAACCAGAATCAGCTCGATCTGGACCTCATGTCTTTATCTCCTTACTTCATCCACAACATGAACAATTTCACTCTCCTGAGCAGTTTTCCGAGAGCAGAGATCAGG GCAAAGCTGAAGCACTACACAAAGTTCCTGTTTGTGCGGGATCCATTCGTCCGTCTCATCTCTGCCTACAGAGACAAGATGCAGAACAATGAGTACTACTATGAAAAGATTGCCTACAGCATTCTTCGTCGCTATGGCAACCTCTCCCAGTCATCACAGACAGCAACCAAGGCTTTTGCATCAGGGGTGCGTCCTTCATTTTACAACTTTATCCAGTACCTGCTGGACCCACAGACGCAGAAACAGCCCTTTGACCCTCACTGGAATCAGATGCACCGCTTGTGCCAGCCCTGCCTCATACA GTATGATTTTGTTGGCCATCTGGAGACTCTTCAGGAAGATGCTGATCTCCTGCTAAAGATCTTGAAGCTGGAGAGCGACATAAAGGTCCCTCCTGGCAATTATAATGTGACTACCAATGGTTTTGTTTGGGGCTGGTTTAGAACAGTGCCACTTGAGGACAGAAGGAGGCTGTACAAGCTCTACGAGGGAGACTTCAGACTGTTTGGTTACAGGAAACCAGTTGAATTACTGGATGCTTGA
- the LOC114851054 gene encoding carbohydrate sulfotransferase 12-like isoform X3: protein MNRTQNLRKQLLNETCDGDREAFSDGMSLMELDNFIVDDTHGIIYCYIPKVACTNLKRFMFVLNQNQLDLDLMSLSPYFIHNMNNFTLLSSFPRAEIRAKLKHYTKFLFVRDPFVRLISAYRDKMQNNEYYYEKIAYSILRRYGNLSQSSQTATKAFASGVRPSFYNFIQYLLDPQTQKQPFDPHWNQMHRLCQPCLIQYDFVGHLETLQEDADLLLKILKLESDIKVPPGNYNVTTNGFVWGWFRTVPLEDRRRLYKLYEGDFRLFGYRKPVELLDA from the exons ATGAATCGCACACAAAACCTGAGAAAGCAGCTATTGAATGAAACATGTGATGGTGACAGAGAGGCTTTTTCAGACGGCATGAGTTTAATGGAGCTGGACAACTTCATCGTGGATGACACTCATGGTATCATCTACTGCTACATTCCCAAG GTTGCATGTACCAACTTGAAAAGGTTCATGTTTGTCCTCAACCAGAATCAGCTCGATCTGGACCTCATGTCTTTATCTCCTTACTTCATCCACAACATGAACAATTTCACTCTCCTGAGCAGTTTTCCGAGAGCAGAGATCAGG GCAAAGCTGAAGCACTACACAAAGTTCCTGTTTGTGCGGGATCCATTCGTCCGTCTCATCTCTGCCTACAGAGACAAGATGCAGAACAATGAGTACTACTATGAAAAGATTGCCTACAGCATTCTTCGTCGCTATGGCAACCTCTCCCAGTCATCACAGACAGCAACCAAGGCTTTTGCATCAGGGGTGCGTCCTTCATTTTACAACTTTATCCAGTACCTGCTGGACCCACAGACGCAGAAACAGCCCTTTGACCCTCACTGGAATCAGATGCACCGCTTGTGCCAGCCCTGCCTCATACA GTATGATTTTGTTGGCCATCTGGAGACTCTTCAGGAAGATGCTGATCTCCTGCTAAAGATCTTGAAGCTGGAGAGCGACATAAAGGTCCCTCCTGGCAATTATAATGTGACTACCAATGGTTTTGTTTGGGGCTGGTTTAGAACAGTGCCACTTGAGGACAGAAGGAGGCTGTACAAGCTCTACGAGGGAGACTTCAGACTGTTTGGTTACAGGAAACCAGTTGAATTACTGGATGCTTGA
- the LOC114851047 gene encoding zinc finger protein OZF-like isoform X1 codes for MRMQAAVKRNRRRKVGSLELDSSTETRPVHTTAPFGILSVAKSPLHLHQCFDQLNTGARRERRSKATKENKGPNSNQRNERRNRPDKGTWWSEGSKPYTAGSDPPLLPPTTMEEQKKKQRERRCSRLYLCQQCDQTFTRLSELKNHQKVHHGEEPYSFGQCGKTFTARSNLKTHPQVHTGERPYTCIECGAAFKRPDALKVHLRVHTGEKPHSCEQCGKAFANRSSLVSHQRVHTGEKPYSCEQCGKAFSKRSSLVIHQRVHTGEKPHSCEQCGKAFSYRSGFVNHQRVHTGEKPHYCDQCGKAFSQYSHLLTHQLVHTREKPYSCGRCGKAFSYYSSLVIHQHVHTGEKPHWCEVCGKKFSHRSNLVRHQRVHTGDKPHFCEQCGKAFSRHTYLLMHQQAHTDTGEKPHSCEQCGKSFCYSSSLFRHQRVHTKEKPHWCE; via the exons ATGAGGATGCAAGCCGCCGTTAAACGcaatagaagaagaaaagtaGGAAGTCTCGAGTTGGATAGCTCTACTGAAACCAGGCCTGTTCATACTACAGCTCCATTTGGAATTCTATCCGTCGCCAAATCTCCACTACATCTCCACCAATGCTTTGATCAGCTGAACACCGGGGCGAGACGGGAGCGACGATCGAAAGCAACAAAGGAGAACAAAGGGCCGAACAGCAACCAACGCAACGAACGGAGGAATCGGCCGG ACAAAGGCACGTGGTGGTCCGAAGGTTCGAAGCCTTACACTGCAG GTTCAGATccacctctgcttcctccaaCAACCATGGAAGAACAGAAAAAG aaacaaagagaaagacGATGCTCAAGGCTGTATCTCTGTCAGCAATGTGACCAAACCTTTACCAGGCTATCAGAGCTGAAGAATCATCAGAAGGTACACCATGGAGAGGAACCATACAGCTTTGGACAATGTGGCAAAACATTCACTGCAAGAAGTAATCTAAAGACCCATCCGCAAGTTCATACGGGAGAAAGACCATACACCTGCATTGAATGTGGAGCAGCTTTCAAAAGGCCAGATGCTTTAAAAGTCCATttacgtgttcacactggagagaagcctcactcgtgtgaacagtgtggaaaagcattcgcTAATCGCAGTAGTTTAGTGAgtcaccaacgtgttcacactggagagaaaccttattcttgtgaacagtgtggaaaagcattctctaaAAGAAGTAGCCTCGTTattcaccaacgtgttcacactggagagaaacctcattcttgtgaacagtgtggaaaagcattctcttaTCGCAGTGGCTTTGTTAatcaccaacgtgttcacactggagagaaacctcattattgtgaccagtgtggaaaagcattctctcaatACAGTCATCTACTGACACACCAACTCGTACACACTAGAGAGAAGCCTTACTCGTGCGGACggtgtggaaaagcgttctctTATTACAGTAGCTTAGTGATACACCAACacgttcacactggagagaaacctcactggTGTGAAGTGTGTGGAAAAAAATTCTCTCATCGCAGTAACTTAGTGAGACACcagcgtgttcacactggagataAACCTCACttttgtgaacagtgtggaaaagcgttctctcGACACACTTATTTACTGATGCACCAACAggctcacacagacactggagagaaacctcactcatgtgaacagtgtggaaagtCATTCTGTTACAGCAGTAGTTTATTCAGACATCAGCGTGTTCACACTAAAGAAAAACCTCACTGGTGTGAATAG
- the LOC114851047 gene encoding uncharacterized protein LOC114851047 isoform X3: protein MRMQAAVKRNRRRKVGSLELDSSTETRPVHTTAPFGILSVAKSPLHLHQCFDQLNTGARRERRSKATKENKGPNSNQRNERRNRPDKGTWWSEGSKPYTAGSDPPLLPPTTMEEQKKVRPFFPSLWRWMP from the exons ATGAGGATGCAAGCCGCCGTTAAACGcaatagaagaagaaaagtaGGAAGTCTCGAGTTGGATAGCTCTACTGAAACCAGGCCTGTTCATACTACAGCTCCATTTGGAATTCTATCCGTCGCCAAATCTCCACTACATCTCCACCAATGCTTTGATCAGCTGAACACCGGGGCGAGACGGGAGCGACGATCGAAAGCAACAAAGGAGAACAAAGGGCCGAACAGCAACCAACGCAACGAACGGAGGAATCGGCCGG ACAAAGGCACGTGGTGGTCCGAAGGTTCGAAGCCTTACACTGCAG GTTCAGATccacctctgcttcctccaaCAACCATGGAAGAACAGAAAAAG GTTAgaccttttttcccctctctttgGCGGTGGATGCCATAA
- the LOC114851047 gene encoding zinc finger protein OZF-like isoform X2 codes for MRMQAAVKRNRRRKVGSLELDSSTETRPVHTTAPFGILSVAKSPLHLHQCFDQLNTGARRERRSKATKENKGPNSNQRNERRNRPGSDPPLLPPTTMEEQKKKQRERRCSRLYLCQQCDQTFTRLSELKNHQKVHHGEEPYSFGQCGKTFTARSNLKTHPQVHTGERPYTCIECGAAFKRPDALKVHLRVHTGEKPHSCEQCGKAFANRSSLVSHQRVHTGEKPYSCEQCGKAFSKRSSLVIHQRVHTGEKPHSCEQCGKAFSYRSGFVNHQRVHTGEKPHYCDQCGKAFSQYSHLLTHQLVHTREKPYSCGRCGKAFSYYSSLVIHQHVHTGEKPHWCEVCGKKFSHRSNLVRHQRVHTGDKPHFCEQCGKAFSRHTYLLMHQQAHTDTGEKPHSCEQCGKSFCYSSSLFRHQRVHTKEKPHWCE; via the exons ATGAGGATGCAAGCCGCCGTTAAACGcaatagaagaagaaaagtaGGAAGTCTCGAGTTGGATAGCTCTACTGAAACCAGGCCTGTTCATACTACAGCTCCATTTGGAATTCTATCCGTCGCCAAATCTCCACTACATCTCCACCAATGCTTTGATCAGCTGAACACCGGGGCGAGACGGGAGCGACGATCGAAAGCAACAAAGGAGAACAAAGGGCCGAACAGCAACCAACGCAACGAACGGAGGAATCGGCCGG GTTCAGATccacctctgcttcctccaaCAACCATGGAAGAACAGAAAAAG aaacaaagagaaagacGATGCTCAAGGCTGTATCTCTGTCAGCAATGTGACCAAACCTTTACCAGGCTATCAGAGCTGAAGAATCATCAGAAGGTACACCATGGAGAGGAACCATACAGCTTTGGACAATGTGGCAAAACATTCACTGCAAGAAGTAATCTAAAGACCCATCCGCAAGTTCATACGGGAGAAAGACCATACACCTGCATTGAATGTGGAGCAGCTTTCAAAAGGCCAGATGCTTTAAAAGTCCATttacgtgttcacactggagagaagcctcactcgtgtgaacagtgtggaaaagcattcgcTAATCGCAGTAGTTTAGTGAgtcaccaacgtgttcacactggagagaaaccttattcttgtgaacagtgtggaaaagcattctctaaAAGAAGTAGCCTCGTTattcaccaacgtgttcacactggagagaaacctcattcttgtgaacagtgtggaaaagcattctcttaTCGCAGTGGCTTTGTTAatcaccaacgtgttcacactggagagaaacctcattattgtgaccagtgtggaaaagcattctctcaatACAGTCATCTACTGACACACCAACTCGTACACACTAGAGAGAAGCCTTACTCGTGCGGACggtgtggaaaagcgttctctTATTACAGTAGCTTAGTGATACACCAACacgttcacactggagagaaacctcactggTGTGAAGTGTGTGGAAAAAAATTCTCTCATCGCAGTAACTTAGTGAGACACcagcgtgttcacactggagataAACCTCACttttgtgaacagtgtggaaaagcgttctctcGACACACTTATTTACTGATGCACCAACAggctcacacagacactggagagaaacctcactcatgtgaacagtgtggaaagtCATTCTGTTACAGCAGTAGTTTATTCAGACATCAGCGTGTTCACACTAAAGAAAAACCTCACTGGTGTGAATAG